A portion of the Apis mellifera strain DH4 linkage group LG6, Amel_HAv3.1, whole genome shotgun sequence genome contains these proteins:
- the LOC113218845 gene encoding uncharacterized protein LOC113218845, which yields MSQSSKKIEDVYEEFNNQADRINYLIKRFTELKETICKYKKIRNYWESHYSTLSMNIWAGQVKYLELQKKETNLRNEISEMIEIIKFQQQELKNLTKERTIYFTKQCDKFRIMDMKYTNNFLRAQKEYSNENLIKDIQEFQKKYEKIYSELPILKEKLIKLKTLCDLNDLNSKKETEEILKINLVLTN from the exons atgtctcAGTCTTctaagaaaattgaagatgTTTATGAAGAGTTTAATAATCAAGcagatcgaattaattatttaattaaaagg tttacagaattgaaagaaacaatttgtaaatacaaaaaaattcgaaattattgggAATCGCATTATTCTACTTTATCTATGAATATTTGGGCAGGACAAGTCAAATATCTAGAAttacagaaaaaagaaaccaatCTTAGGAATGAAATTTCGGAGATGatagaaataatcaaatttcaacagcaagaattaaaaaatttaacaaaagaaagaacgatatattttacgaaacaatg cgataaatttcgaattatggatatgaaatatacaaaCAATTTCCTGCGCGCACAAAAAGAATAc tcaaacgaaaatttaatcaaagatattcaagaatttcaaaaaaaatacgaaaaaatatatagtgaaTTACCAATACTTaaagaaaaactaataaaactaaaaacatTATGTGATTTGAATGATTTAAACTCTAAGAAAGAAactgaagaaatattaaaaattaatcttgttttaactaat